The proteins below come from a single Gordonia sp. X0973 genomic window:
- the yidC gene encoding membrane protein insertase YidC has protein sequence MLNFIYYPVSWIMLVWHWLFDKITPNTPNGNGIAWALSVVFLVFTLRAILYKPFVKQIQTTKKMQEIQPQMQAIRKKYGKDQVKMAEEMQKLQREHGFNPLLGCLPMFMQIPVFIGLFHVLRAFNRTVTTGAIPIIGHPTAPMTVEQNRNTPNYGFSKELVQNFLEARFFGVPLSSFFAPYKQGQWDAFMHGGHGPYDFTRTDILLVILPIMIIASLMTYLNARAAVKRQTPAMAEAQQTRIMNMLSQYIFPLGILVSGPFFPVAILLYWVSNNVWTFGQQHLVFGRMAREEEEAKKKKEEANKANAPKPGARPDRTKRGAADAAATEGDSEKNSDADSASSAGDDSSTAGSGQGRKSGGSSSGGAGNKGGTTNKGKAAGSKKNRQAARKNKGR, from the coding sequence GTGCTGAACTTCATCTACTACCCGGTGTCTTGGATCATGTTGGTCTGGCACTGGCTATTCGACAAGATCACCCCGAACACCCCGAACGGCAACGGCATCGCCTGGGCGCTATCGGTGGTGTTCCTCGTGTTCACGCTCCGCGCCATCCTCTACAAGCCCTTCGTCAAGCAGATCCAGACGACGAAGAAGATGCAAGAGATCCAGCCGCAGATGCAGGCCATCCGCAAGAAGTACGGCAAGGATCAGGTCAAGATGGCCGAGGAGATGCAGAAGCTGCAGCGCGAGCACGGCTTCAATCCCCTGCTGGGCTGCCTGCCGATGTTCATGCAGATCCCCGTCTTCATCGGTCTGTTCCACGTACTGCGGGCGTTCAACCGCACGGTGACCACCGGAGCGATTCCGATCATCGGGCACCCGACCGCTCCGATGACCGTCGAGCAGAACCGCAACACCCCGAACTACGGCTTCTCCAAAGAACTGGTCCAGAACTTCCTGGAGGCCCGGTTCTTCGGTGTCCCGCTGTCGTCGTTCTTCGCGCCGTATAAGCAGGGTCAGTGGGACGCGTTCATGCACGGGGGTCACGGACCGTACGACTTCACGCGCACCGACATCCTGCTCGTGATCCTGCCGATCATGATCATCGCGTCGCTCATGACCTACCTCAACGCGCGTGCCGCGGTGAAGCGCCAGACGCCGGCGATGGCCGAGGCGCAGCAGACGCGGATCATGAACATGCTCTCGCAGTACATCTTCCCGCTGGGCATCTTGGTGTCTGGCCCCTTCTTCCCCGTCGCCATCCTCCTGTACTGGGTGAGCAACAACGTGTGGACCTTCGGACAGCAGCACCTCGTCTTCGGCCGGATGGCCCGCGAGGAAGAGGAAGCGAAGAAGAAGAAGGAAGAGGCGAACAAAGCCAACGCCCCCAAGCCCGGAGCACGGCCGGACAGGACGAAGCGCGGCGCTGCGGATGCCGCGGCGACCGAGGGTGATTCGGAGAAGAATTCCGATGCCGACTCGGCCTCGTCGGCCGGTGACGATTCGAGTACCGCAGGGTCCGGCCAGGGCCGGAAGTCCGGCGGCTCGTCATCCGGCGGTGCCGGCAACAAGGGCGGTACGACGAACAAGGGGAAGGCGGCCGGTTCGAAGAAGAACCGGCAGGCCGCCCGCAAGAACAAGGGCCGCTAG
- the yidD gene encoding membrane protein insertion efficiency factor YidD: MSRILISVIRFYQVWISPTRLPSCRFEPTCSAYAVEALTEHGFLYGTWLSVARLAKCGPWHKPGYDPVPLRRDHEAVRD, translated from the coding sequence ATGAGTCGGATCCTCATCAGCGTCATCCGCTTCTACCAGGTCTGGATCTCCCCTACCCGTCTGCCGAGCTGTCGGTTCGAACCGACCTGCAGCGCGTACGCGGTGGAGGCGTTGACCGAACACGGATTTCTCTACGGCACCTGGTTGTCGGTGGCACGGTTGGCCAAGTGCGGACCGTGGCACAAACCCGGATACGACCCCGTCCCGCTCCGTCGGGACCATGAAGCAGTGAGGGACTGA
- the rnpA gene encoding ribonuclease P protein component, with amino-acid sequence MMSSPHHRIHRRSDFQRTLSLGVRTRTRDLDVHRLTPAQRWPDRSRSELALGGGPWLGMIVSKKVGNSVVRHRVARRIRAAFASAILPSEAQAYYVVRARPSSALRSSNELADQLRKALAPR; translated from the coding sequence ATGATGAGTTCTCCGCATCATCGGATCCATCGGCGATCCGATTTTCAACGCACCCTGTCCCTGGGTGTGCGCACCCGCACGCGCGACTTGGATGTGCATCGACTGACACCGGCGCAACGTTGGCCTGACCGATCCCGCTCGGAGCTCGCCCTGGGAGGCGGACCGTGGCTGGGAATGATCGTGAGTAAGAAGGTCGGCAATTCGGTTGTGCGCCACCGCGTCGCACGACGCATCAGGGCGGCCTTCGCGTCGGCGATCCTCCCGTCGGAAGCCCAGGCGTACTACGTCGTGCGCGCCCGGCCCTCCTCGGCGCTGCGCTCGTCGAATGAGCTGGCCGATCAACTTCGCAAAGCGTTGGCACCGCGATGA
- the rpmH gene encoding 50S ribosomal protein L34: MAKGKRTFQPNNRRRARKHGFRLRMRTRAGRAIISGRRTKGRAKLSA, translated from the coding sequence ATGGCCAAGGGCAAGCGGACTTTCCAGCCGAACAACCGTCGTCGTGCGCGCAAGCACGGCTTCCGTCTTCGTATGCGGACCCGTGCCGGCCGCGCCATCATCAGCGGCCGCCGCACCAAGGGCCGCGCGAAGCTGAGCGCCTGA